In the genome of Cellvibrio sp. KY-YJ-3, one region contains:
- the rhaM gene encoding L-rhamnose mutarotase: MEKIAFVMTLKPGFEAEYKKRHDELWPDLAVELKNAGISDYSIYLHPQSLKLFAVLKRTDNHTMDNLPATVAVKKWWAFMADIMETNPDNSPVVESLEQVFHFE, from the coding sequence ATGGAAAAAATCGCTTTTGTAATGACCTTAAAACCCGGCTTTGAAGCGGAATATAAAAAACGTCACGACGAACTGTGGCCAGACTTAGCCGTTGAATTAAAAAACGCCGGCATTTCTGATTACTCTATTTATTTGCATCCGCAATCGCTAAAGTTATTTGCAGTATTAAAACGCACAGATAATCACACGATGGATAATTTACCAGCGACGGTGGCGGTAAAAAAATGGTGGGCGTTTATGGCAGATATTATGGAAACCAATCCTGACAACAGCCCGGTAGTGGAATCGCTGGAGCAGGTGTTTCATTTTGAGTAA